A single window of Jiangella alkaliphila DNA harbors:
- the cofC gene encoding 2-phospho-L-lactate guanylyltransferase encodes MTTPQLWTVVIPVKRPEHAKTRLADAVGDARPRFARAFAADTVQAALECSSVERVIVVTDDDAAADEARSLGAEVVADTPDAGLNAALRHGAESARAEDGGDVGDDGGDAVAVASLSADLPALRPAELARVLAAAAEHPQSFVADAAGIGTTSYAAGPGAPFEPAFGGRSRAAHRLAGAVELELDAIASVRRDVDTAVDLWDARRLGVGPRTAALLAELDVAL; translated from the coding sequence ATGACGACACCGCAGCTCTGGACGGTCGTGATTCCCGTCAAGCGACCCGAGCACGCCAAGACCCGCCTGGCCGACGCCGTCGGCGACGCGCGCCCGCGGTTCGCGCGCGCGTTCGCCGCCGACACCGTCCAGGCCGCGCTGGAATGCTCGTCTGTCGAGCGGGTGATCGTCGTGACCGACGACGACGCCGCGGCCGACGAGGCGCGGTCGTTGGGCGCCGAGGTCGTGGCCGACACCCCCGACGCCGGGCTGAACGCGGCGCTGCGGCACGGCGCCGAGTCGGCGCGGGCCGAGGACGGCGGGGACGTCGGCGACGACGGGGGCGACGCCGTCGCCGTCGCCTCGCTCTCCGCCGACCTGCCCGCGCTGCGCCCGGCCGAGCTGGCCCGGGTGCTGGCCGCGGCCGCCGAGCACCCGCAGTCGTTCGTCGCCGACGCGGCCGGTATAGGGACGACCAGCTACGCCGCCGGCCCGGGCGCCCCGTTCGAGCCGGCCTTCGGCGGACGGTCGCGTGCGGCGCACCGGCTGGCCGGGGCCGTCGAGCTGGAGCTGGACGCCATCGCGTCGGTCCGCCGCGACGTCGACACCGCCGTCGACCTCTGGGACGCCCGCCGCCTCGGCGTCGGCCCCCGCACGGCCGCCCTGCTCGCCGAGCTGGACGTCGCCCTCTAG
- a CDS encoding NAD(P)/FAD-dependent oxidoreductase gives MSGDLVVVGAGIVGASVAYHAARAGAVVTLVDAARPGAGVTAGSFAWIGSSGVRTGPAGALRASAVDEYHRLEAELPGLPVTWSGSLSWGTTDGAPAAGPGQEIVDAATVATLEPNVAQPPEWAVWAPGDGAVDPVGVTERLVEGARAHGAQVRPDTPVTAVRRDAAGRVDGVETAAGPLSAATVVLAAGVATAALGASAGVRVPVGPSPATLFRFSAPAGLVRTLVNTQDFDLRQIAADQLIAAADSPERTLAAVRSTFRGAADVELLSSRVSARPMPADSVPIVGPVADVPGLYLAVMHPAITLAAAVGRLVARELVDGAAEPLLAGCRLDRF, from the coding sequence GTGAGCGGCGACCTGGTGGTCGTCGGCGCCGGCATCGTCGGCGCATCGGTGGCTTATCACGCCGCCCGGGCCGGTGCCGTCGTGACGCTCGTCGACGCCGCGCGGCCGGGCGCTGGTGTGACGGCGGGCTCGTTCGCCTGGATCGGATCGTCCGGCGTCCGCACCGGCCCGGCCGGCGCGCTGCGGGCGAGCGCGGTCGACGAGTACCACCGGCTCGAGGCCGAGCTGCCGGGACTCCCGGTGACCTGGTCCGGCTCGCTGTCATGGGGCACGACGGACGGCGCGCCGGCGGCGGGGCCTGGGCAGGAGATCGTCGACGCGGCCACCGTGGCGACGCTCGAGCCCAACGTGGCGCAGCCCCCGGAGTGGGCCGTCTGGGCACCCGGCGACGGCGCCGTCGACCCGGTGGGCGTGACCGAGCGGCTGGTCGAGGGGGCCCGCGCCCACGGCGCCCAGGTCCGTCCGGACACCCCGGTGACCGCGGTCCGCCGCGACGCCGCGGGCCGGGTCGACGGGGTCGAGACGGCCGCGGGACCGCTCTCCGCAGCGACCGTGGTGCTCGCGGCCGGGGTGGCGACGGCCGCGCTAGGCGCGTCGGCGGGCGTACGCGTCCCGGTCGGCCCGTCGCCGGCGACGCTCTTCCGGTTCAGCGCACCGGCAGGTCTGGTCCGCACCCTGGTCAACACGCAGGACTTCGATCTCCGGCAGATCGCCGCGGACCAGCTGATCGCCGCCGCGGACTCGCCCGAACGGACGCTGGCCGCCGTCCGGTCCACCTTCCGCGGCGCCGCGGACGTCGAACTGCTCAGCAGCCGGGTCAGCGCCCGCCCGATGCCGGCCGACAGCGTGCCGATCGTCGGCCCGGTCGCCGACGTGCCCGGCCTCTACCTGGCGGTCATGCACCCCGCGATCACGCTCGCCGCGGCCGTGGGCCGCCTGGTCGCGCGCGAGCTGGTCGACGGCGCCGCCGAGCCGCTGCTGGCGGGCTGCCGCCTGGACCGCTTCTGA